Proteins encoded by one window of Planktothrix tepida PCC 9214:
- a CDS encoding type II toxin-antitoxin system VapC family toxin, with the protein MMARLVNDFKVLPILPFDMGAATTFEQLKTQQIQLAKMDARIAAIAMSRQLILLTRNHRDFGKVTGLAIEDWTI; encoded by the coding sequence ATGATGGCGCGACTGGTTAATGACTTTAAAGTGTTACCCATCCTACCATTTGATATGGGTGCTGCTACAACATTTGAGCAATTAAAAACACAACAAATTCAACTAGCAAAGATGGATGCAAGAATCGCAGCAATTGCAATGTCCCGTCAATTGATTTTGTTAACTCGCAATCATCGAGATTTCGGGAAAGTGACAGGGTTAGCAATTGAAGATTGGACAATTTGA
- a CDS encoding YifB family Mg chelatase-like AAA ATPase, whose product MLARVWSACIVGIDAVKVGVEVDISGGLPKITVLGLPDAAVQESRERVKATLKNAGYAFPMRNIVINLTPADLRKEGPSFDLPISIGILAASEQIKPDLLGDFLFLGEVSLDGSLRPVAGVLPIAAAAAKMGITGLVVPEDNVQEAAVVQGLSVYGFKSLLDVTDFLNHPSAYQPVKLTATDLLAQKTTIGLDLSEVKGQAHARRALEIAATGGHNLIFVGPPGSGKTMLARRLPGILPPLSFEESLEVTRIYSVAGLLKNRGTLVSDRPFRSPHHSASGPSLVGGGTYPKPGEISLAHRGVLFADELTEFKRDVLEFLRQPLEDGFVTVSRTKQSVIFPAKFTLVASTNPCPCGYYGDTIQPCTCSPRQREQYWAKLSGPLMDRIDLQVAVNRLKPEEILQQSQGESSSQIRERVITARERTCQRFQEEPQLKSNAEMQSRHIQKWCQLDSVGQSLLENAIRKLGLSARASDRILKVARTIADLAGEENIKPPHVAEAIQYRTIDRMQ is encoded by the coding sequence ATGTTAGCAAGGGTTTGGAGTGCCTGTATTGTTGGGATTGATGCGGTTAAAGTTGGGGTTGAAGTTGATATTTCCGGGGGACTGCCTAAAATTACAGTGTTGGGGCTTCCCGATGCGGCGGTTCAGGAATCACGAGAACGGGTAAAAGCGACGTTGAAAAATGCCGGGTATGCTTTCCCCATGCGAAATATTGTGATTAATTTAACCCCTGCGGATTTACGCAAAGAAGGGCCGAGTTTTGATCTTCCCATTAGTATTGGAATCTTAGCAGCATCGGAACAAATTAAACCTGATTTATTAGGAGATTTTTTATTTTTAGGTGAGGTCAGTTTAGACGGTAGCTTAAGACCCGTTGCGGGTGTGCTGCCCATTGCAGCGGCGGCGGCAAAAATGGGAATTACAGGGTTAGTGGTTCCTGAAGATAATGTTCAAGAAGCGGCAGTTGTTCAGGGATTATCCGTTTATGGATTTAAAAGTTTATTAGATGTAACTGATTTTTTGAATCATCCCAGTGCTTATCAACCTGTTAAATTAACAGCAACGGATTTATTAGCTCAAAAAACAACAATTGGATTAGATTTAAGTGAAGTTAAAGGACAAGCTCATGCTCGAAGGGCGTTAGAAATTGCAGCAACGGGAGGACATAATTTAATTTTTGTCGGGCCACCCGGAAGCGGAAAAACGATGTTAGCTCGTCGTTTACCGGGGATTTTACCCCCTTTAAGTTTTGAAGAATCTTTAGAAGTAACTCGGATTTATTCGGTGGCTGGATTATTAAAAAATCGGGGAACTTTAGTGAGCGATCGCCCCTTTAGAAGTCCCCATCATTCCGCTTCTGGCCCTTCTTTAGTTGGAGGAGGAACCTATCCGAAACCAGGGGAGATTTCTTTAGCCCATCGCGGCGTGTTGTTTGCTGATGAGCTAACGGAATTTAAACGGGATGTTTTAGAGTTTTTAAGACAACCGTTAGAGGATGGATTTGTAACAGTTTCCCGAACTAAACAATCGGTTATTTTTCCGGCTAAATTTACGTTAGTAGCGAGTACAAATCCTTGCCCCTGTGGTTATTATGGGGATACAATTCAACCTTGTACCTGTTCTCCTCGTCAACGAGAACAATATTGGGCAAAATTATCAGGGCCATTGATGGATCGAATTGATTTGCAAGTCGCGGTTAATCGTTTGAAACCTGAAGAAATTCTACAACAATCTCAAGGGGAAAGTTCTTCTCAGATTCGAGAACGAGTGATTACAGCCCGTGAACGAACTTGTCAACGATTTCAGGAAGAACCCCAATTAAAATCGAATGCAGAAATGCAAAGTCGTCATATTCAAAAATGGTGTCAATTAGATAGTGTTGGACAGAGTTTATTAGAAAATGCAATTAGAAAATTGGGGTTATCTGCAAGGGCGAGCGATCGCATTTTAAAAGTAGCCCGAACTATTGCAGATTTAGCCGGGGAAGAGAATATTAAACCGCCCCATGTTGCTGAGGCGATTCAATATCGAACCATTGATCGAATGCAGTAA
- a CDS encoding histidine triad nucleotide-binding protein — protein sequence MTDTIFSKIIRREIPADIVYEDDLCLAFRDIAPQAPVHILVIPKKPIPKLADATSEDHALMGHLLLKVKQVAEEAGLENGYRVVINTGVDGGQTVDHLHLHILGGRYMEWPPG from the coding sequence ATGACTGATACGATTTTTAGCAAAATTATTCGTCGGGAGATTCCGGCTGATATTGTTTATGAGGATGATTTATGCCTCGCCTTTCGGGATATTGCCCCCCAAGCCCCGGTTCACATTCTGGTAATTCCTAAAAAACCCATTCCTAAACTTGCTGATGCGACATCTGAAGACCATGCTCTCATGGGACATCTACTTCTAAAGGTAAAGCAAGTGGCTGAAGAAGCGGGACTAGAGAACGGTTATCGCGTTGTCATTAATACAGGTGTCGATGGCGGACAAACCGTTGATCATCTTCATCTTCATATTCTGGGGGGTCGTTACATGGAATGGCCTCCTGGTTAA
- the psbA gene encoding photosystem II q(b) protein produces MTTTIQQRESASIWDRFCNWVTSTNNRIYVGWFGVLMIPTLLTATICYIIAFIAAPPVDIDGIREPVAGSLLYGNNIISGAVVPSSNAIGLHFYPIWEAASLDEWLYNGGPYQLVIFHFFIGILCYMGREWELSYRLGMRPWICVAYSAPVAAAAAVFLIYPIGQGSFSDGMPLGISGTFNFMLVFQAEHNILMHPFHMLGVAGVFGGSLFSAMHGSLVTSSLVRETTETESQNYGYKFGQEEETYNIVAAHGYFGRLIFQYASFNNSRSLHFFLGAWPVVGIWFTALGVSTMAFNLNGFNFNQSIIDSTGRVINTWADVLNRANLGMEVMHERNAHNFPLDLASGESAPVALVAPSING; encoded by the coding sequence ATGACAACCACGATTCAGCAACGCGAAAGCGCCTCAATCTGGGATCGGTTCTGTAACTGGGTCACATCCACCAACAACCGGATTTATGTCGGTTGGTTCGGTGTTCTGATGATCCCGACGTTATTAACCGCCACCATCTGCTACATCATCGCCTTCATCGCTGCTCCTCCAGTGGACATCGATGGTATCCGTGAACCCGTCGCTGGTTCACTGTTATACGGAAACAACATCATCTCTGGTGCAGTTGTTCCTTCCTCTAACGCCATCGGCTTACACTTCTATCCCATCTGGGAAGCAGCTTCATTAGATGAATGGCTGTACAACGGTGGCCCTTACCAGTTAGTGATTTTCCACTTCTTCATCGGCATCTTATGCTACATGGGTCGGGAGTGGGAATTATCCTACCGTTTAGGGATGCGTCCTTGGATCTGCGTCGCCTACTCTGCACCTGTTGCAGCAGCAGCCGCCGTATTCCTGATCTATCCCATCGGTCAAGGTTCATTCTCTGACGGGATGCCTTTAGGTATCTCTGGAACCTTCAACTTCATGTTAGTGTTCCAAGCCGAGCATAACATCCTGATGCACCCCTTCCATATGTTAGGAGTTGCCGGGGTGTTCGGTGGAAGCTTATTCTCCGCCATGCACGGTTCTCTGGTTACTTCTTCTCTGGTGCGTGAAACCACCGAAACCGAATCCCAAAACTACGGTTACAAATTCGGTCAAGAAGAAGAAACCTACAACATCGTTGCAGCCCATGGTTACTTTGGACGTTTAATCTTCCAATATGCCAGCTTCAACAACAGCCGTAGCTTACACTTCTTCTTAGGCGCTTGGCCTGTGGTCGGCATTTGGTTCACCGCATTAGGTGTATCCACAATGGCCTTCAACCTGAACGGATTCAACTTTAACCAGTCCATCATCGACTCTACGGGTCGCGTGATCAATACTTGGGCTGATGTGTTAAACCGCGCTAACCTGGGTATGGAAGTGATGCACGAGCGTAACGCTCACAACTTCCCCTTAGACTTAGCTTCGGGTGAATCTGCTCCCGTTGCTCTGGTTGCTCCTTCTATCAATGGTTAA
- a CDS encoding Uma2 family endonuclease, whose translation MLQQLQPQNQIPIVYPDSDGQPMSDNTLQFQWIVTIKENLDLLFADNSNVFVAGDLLWYPVEGNNMIRRAPDTMVVFGRPKGYRGSYQQWQEDNIPPQVVFEILSPGNRIKEMAAKLQFYQQYGVEEYYLYDPEKVDFAGWQRIEGQLTIIDEIQGWVSPRLGVRFEMAKELQIFTPTGERFLTFVELGQRLQQEKQRAEQAEARLKELEERLKRLGVDPNLPE comes from the coding sequence ATGCTCCAACAACTGCAACCCCAAAATCAAATCCCCATTGTTTATCCCGATAGTGATGGACAACCCATGTCTGACAATACGCTGCAATTTCAATGGATTGTAACCATTAAAGAAAATTTAGACCTGTTATTTGCTGACAATTCTAATGTATTTGTAGCGGGAGATTTACTCTGGTATCCCGTTGAAGGAAATAATATGATTCGTCGCGCCCCGGATACAATGGTAGTATTTGGAAGACCCAAAGGTTATCGGGGTTCTTATCAACAATGGCAAGAAGATAATATCCCCCCCCAGGTAGTCTTTGAGATTCTTTCCCCTGGCAATAGAATTAAAGAAATGGCAGCTAAACTGCAATTTTATCAACAATATGGTGTGGAGGAATATTATCTTTATGATCCTGAAAAAGTCGATTTTGCTGGATGGCAACGCATCGAAGGACAATTAACAATTATTGATGAAATTCAAGGTTGGGTCAGTCCCCGTTTAGGAGTTCGGTTTGAAATGGCTAAGGAATTACAAATTTTTACCCCCACAGGAGAACGGTTTTTAACGTTTGTAGAATTGGGGCAACGATTACAACAAGAAAAACAACGGGCAGAACAAGCAGAAGCTCGGTTAAAAGAGTTAGAAGAACGGTTAAAACGTTTAGGCGTTGATCCGAATCTGCCAGAATAG
- a CDS encoding helicase, translating into MIEVEVHNLLRKFLKLQTEVPWPHHLTMARLVARALRLGRNALIQTGIPPNYEHHSYRFSYWIPLLVWRQPTIVVAPDGILDELQGLDLSEWINSQTLNHPDLIPNKPIVRGDSWPDEVFPGVLLTSPQAWLSDRLKTKNNFPQQVVTVIDGVDDLETWTRQTLTVSLHPQDWNHLMQQQPQQAETIRDARVHLTRLLFQHPRNPYQCYLLDSPEQEILETLYPVLDWSFDPLLVQWQQFWQRWQLSEQLKWVVVDRTLGTFSLFCGPIDVASELKVLWPQQPVVLIGGALDLDKAAPIYRQSVGLGEITSVKFTPDRQSQLIQLYIPSGLPLPNTPQYQQSLIKEIYTILCMSFSVPGFSVLLIGDVPLKAQVSTAMAAEFGSRVQLETTNLSEHGVLVTGWEFWRQHQGRLPAPHLLAIATLPIPSLEDPLVAGQVAYYKQRHLDWFRFYLLPTALSELQRAVATVRDSQGVVALFDSRVLHRSYGEQVLTALSPSARINYLDTLWLGQ; encoded by the coding sequence TTGATAGAAGTAGAAGTCCATAACTTATTGCGAAAGTTTCTGAAGTTGCAAACAGAGGTTCCTTGGCCCCATCATCTCACGATGGCTCGTTTGGTGGCCAGAGCCTTGCGATTGGGACGAAATGCCTTAATTCAAACGGGTATACCCCCCAACTATGAACACCACTCCTATCGGTTTAGTTATTGGATACCGTTGTTAGTTTGGCGTCAACCTACGATTGTTGTTGCACCGGATGGGATTTTGGACGAACTGCAAGGGCTGGATTTGTCAGAATGGATTAACTCACAAACCTTAAATCATCCTGATTTAATCCCCAATAAACCCATTGTCAGGGGCGATTCTTGGCCTGATGAGGTCTTTCCAGGGGTATTGTTGACCTCCCCCCAAGCTTGGTTATCTGATCGTTTAAAGACTAAAAACAACTTTCCGCAACAGGTAGTGACGGTGATCGATGGGGTCGATGATTTAGAAACTTGGACACGCCAAACCCTCACCGTGAGTTTGCATCCCCAGGACTGGAATCATCTGATGCAGCAACAACCCCAACAAGCGGAAACCATACGAGATGCACGGGTACACCTAACACGGCTACTCTTCCAACATCCCCGCAACCCCTATCAATGCTATTTATTAGACAGTCCTGAACAGGAGATCCTTGAGACACTCTATCCAGTCCTAGATTGGAGTTTCGATCCCCTGTTGGTACAATGGCAACAATTTTGGCAACGTTGGCAACTTTCAGAACAATTAAAATGGGTGGTTGTCGATCGAACATTAGGAACATTTTCTCTGTTTTGTGGGCCGATAGATGTGGCATCAGAATTAAAAGTTCTTTGGCCCCAACAGCCTGTCGTTTTAATTGGGGGAGCCTTGGATTTAGACAAAGCCGCCCCGATTTACCGTCAATCCGTAGGATTAGGAGAGATTACGAGTGTAAAATTTACCCCAGATCGGCAAAGTCAACTGATTCAACTGTATATTCCATCGGGTTTACCCTTACCGAATACTCCTCAATATCAACAATCTTTGATTAAAGAGATTTATACAATTTTATGTATGAGTTTTTCTGTACCGGGTTTCAGTGTTTTATTAATCGGAGATGTGCCGTTAAAAGCTCAGGTAAGTACGGCAATGGCGGCGGAATTTGGCTCACGGGTACAGCTAGAAACCACTAATTTGTCTGAACATGGCGTTTTAGTCACGGGTTGGGAGTTTTGGCGACAACATCAAGGACGTTTACCTGCTCCTCATTTATTAGCGATCGCAACTTTACCCATTCCGTCTTTAGAAGATCCCTTAGTCGCCGGACAAGTTGCCTACTATAAACAACGACATCTGGATTGGTTTCGCTTCTATTTATTACCAACGGCTTTAAGCGAGTTACAACGAGCCGTCGCCACTGTCCGTGATAGTCAAGGAGTTGTGGCATTATTTGATAGTCGAGTTCTGCATCGTAGTTATGGAGAACAGGTTTTAACCGCCTTAAGTCCTTCCGCCCGAATTAATTATTTAGATACATTGTGGTTAGGGCAATAG
- a CDS encoding pentapeptide repeat-containing protein gives MIESELVKVYQIVKQYQEGERDFSGVNLNETNLSRIKLSQANLSQASFMVANLTAANLSGCNLIGANLNVARLSNANLSKAILDRATLNVTNLVRADLSEASLIESLLIRGELIQALLSQAKLIQANLNGADLREAKVEQADFTHANLSGANLRAIFGVGTCFRRADLRGANLTKADLPKADFSYAEMRQANLTHVNLSGADLSGANLRWADLRGANLAGANLSEANLSGANLSGANLSNTNLVKASFVHADLTQANLIQSDWVGADLSGATLTGAKLYEVHRFSLKAEDLKCDWIDLSPNGDHSHVVQFNPETLRKFFHQSLPTVQIFIDAPLDFESNLSLMMIYHKLSQVYPVMNRPPSVDVDYRRTTLTFSVEREEHLFPIACMIIFPFADASSTQKNIINLMRRIKEENLGKNRKVQILTAMNQVIIKANDFKALVRETQKNYPSPFFKAATQTLLKNSSQHSLIVHSHINFGKRFDELSTRQMDADLTLNSRQTTLPDFNQVIDFIESFDYLG, from the coding sequence ATGATTGAAAGTGAATTAGTCAAAGTCTACCAAATTGTTAAACAATACCAGGAGGGAGAGCGAGATTTTAGTGGGGTTAACCTAAATGAAACTAATTTAAGCCGAATCAAACTCAGTCAAGCAAATTTAAGCCAAGCTTCTTTTATGGTTGCTAATTTAACCGCCGCTAATTTAAGTGGTTGTAACCTTATAGGAGCTAATCTCAATGTAGCTCGACTCAGTAATGCTAATTTAAGTAAAGCCATTTTAGATCGAGCGACGTTGAATGTTACTAATTTAGTTCGGGCCGATTTAAGTGAAGCTTCTCTGATTGAAAGTTTATTAATTCGAGGGGAATTAATTCAAGCGTTACTTAGCCAAGCTAAATTAATTCAAGCTAACTTAAATGGGGCTGATTTAAGAGAAGCCAAGGTTGAACAAGCAGATTTTACCCATGCGAATTTAAGTGGGGCGAATTTACGCGCTATTTTTGGGGTTGGAACTTGCTTTAGGAGAGCAGATTTAAGAGGAGCAAATTTAACCAAAGCCGACTTACCCAAAGCTGATTTTAGTTATGCGGAAATGCGACAAGCGAACCTCACCCATGTTAATTTAAGTGGGGCTGATTTAAGTGGGGCGAATTTACGGTGGGCCGATTTACGCGGTGCAAATTTAGCGGGTGCAAATTTAAGTGAAGCCAACTTGAGTGGGGCGAATTTAAGTGGAGCAAATTTAAGTAATACTAATTTAGTCAAAGCTAGTTTTGTGCACGCGGATTTAACCCAAGCTAATTTAATTCAATCTGACTGGGTAGGCGCGGATTTATCAGGAGCTACCTTAACCGGAGCCAAGCTTTATGAAGTCCATCGATTTAGTTTAAAAGCAGAAGATCTCAAATGTGACTGGATTGATTTAAGTCCCAATGGTGATCATAGTCATGTTGTCCAGTTTAATCCTGAAACCCTGAGAAAGTTTTTTCATCAAAGCCTTCCCACCGTTCAAATTTTCATTGATGCCCCTTTAGATTTTGAATCTAATTTAAGTTTAATGATGATTTATCATAAATTATCTCAAGTCTATCCTGTTATGAATCGTCCCCCTAGTGTTGATGTGGATTATCGACGCACCACCTTAACCTTTTCCGTGGAACGGGAAGAACATTTATTTCCCATCGCTTGTATGATCATTTTTCCCTTTGCTGATGCCTCCTCAACTCAAAAAAATATTATTAATTTAATGAGAAGAATTAAAGAAGAAAATTTAGGAAAAAACCGAAAAGTCCAGATTTTAACCGCCATGAATCAAGTCATTATTAAAGCCAATGATTTTAAAGCCTTAGTCCGAGAAACTCAGAAAAATTATCCGTCTCCTTTCTTTAAAGCCGCAACCCAAACTTTACTAAAAAATAGCAGCCAACATAGTTTAATTGTTCATAGTCATATTAATTTTGGAAAACGCTTTGATGAATTATCCACTCGTCAAATGGATGCGGATTTAACCCTCAATTCCCGTCAAACCACCCTTCCTGATTTTAATCAGGTGATTGATTTTATCGAAAGCTTTGATTATCTGGGGTAA